ACAACAACATCAGCAAGCTGGCCGGAAATATTTGTTTGCATCTGCATCTCCTGCGCGCCTGTTGAAAGTCCTGCCAAGAAAAGTGCTGCTATCACAACACCAATTGGATTGTTATTTGCAAGAAGTGCAACAACTATAGCAGTATAACCATATCCTGATGTAAAGCTATCATATAGTCTGTGCTGCACCCCCATTATCTGAACAGCTCCTGCAAGACCTGCAAATGCACCTGAAAGTCCCATAGCTAAAACAAGTTTTCTTGCAACATTTATACCTGCATATCTTGCAGCTTTCATATTAAAACCTACTGCTCTGAGTTCATAACCTATTGTGGTTTTGTACATGAGAATATAAACCACCACAACTGCTAAAATTGCAATAAAAAGTCCACTTGACAGCTGTGTATTTGGCACTAAAATACTTAGCTTTGCACTGTCTTGAATTAGCGGCGATTGAGGTATTGTCCCTTTGTCCATCATCGGCCCGCCTTCTAATAGATAGTGGCTAAAATAGATAGCTATGTAACTCATCATCATAGTTGTAATAACCTCATGAGCACCAGTGTAAACCTTTGCCAACCCCGGAACAAGTCCACCCCACAGTGCACCTGCTATCATAGCACAGACAATTATAAAAGGAATGTGCAGATACCATGGAAGACCTTTTATCTGGTACCCAAGATAAGTCGCAACAATTGCACCTATCCAAAACTGTCCTTCAGCACCAATATTAAAAAGCCCAGAGGAAAATGCTATCGCAACACCAAGGCCTGTTATTATCAGTGGTATTGCATTTGTCAATGTTGTTGCAAAGTTCATTAGATTCCCATATGCTCCGCTAAAAAGTGCTATGTACGCATAAATAGGATTTTGTTTTGCTGTGATTAATATCACAATCCCGCCTACAATCATTGATATAAAAATAGCAATAAGTGGCATTAAAATACTCTGTAAAGCTTTTTTTACCATCACCATTTTAAGCCTCCTTCTTTTTCTTGCCTGTCATCAAAAGTCCTATATCTTCTTTTGTTGCAGTTTTGCTATCTAATATATCCATAATTCTTCCAGAGTACATCACAGCAATCCTGTCAGACAGGTTCAAAATCTCGTCAAGCTCCAAAGAAACAAGTAGTATTGCTTTACCACTGTCTCTAAGCTCAATGAGCTTTCTGTGGATGTACTCAATCGCACCCACATCCATTCCTCTTGTTGGCTGAACAGCAATTAAAAGGTCTGGACTGCTTGAAAACTCTCTTGCCAAAATTACTTTTTGCTGATTGCCACCTGAAAGATTCTTTGCAAATAGTCTAAAATCTGGTGGACGCACATCAAATTCATGAATGAGTTTATCAGCCTCAAGAGTTATAACTTTGTAATTTAAAAATCCTCTATTTGAATATGGCTTTTTGTAGTATCTTTTAAGCACAATATTTTCTGCCACTGTAAAGTTCAAAACAAGTCCATCCTGTTGCCTGTCT
This Caldicellulosiruptor changbaiensis DNA region includes the following protein-coding sequences:
- a CDS encoding ABC transporter permease encodes the protein MVKKALQSILMPLIAIFISMIVGGIVILITAKQNPIYAYIALFSGAYGNLMNFATTLTNAIPLIITGLGVAIAFSSGLFNIGAEGQFWIGAIVATYLGYQIKGLPWYLHIPFIIVCAMIAGALWGGLVPGLAKVYTGAHEVITTMMMSYIAIYFSHYLLEGGPMMDKGTIPQSPLIQDSAKLSILVPNTQLSSGLFIAILAVVVVYILMYKTTIGYELRAVGFNMKAARYAGINVARKLVLAMGLSGAFAGLAGAVQIMGVQHRLYDSFTSGYGYTAIVVALLANNNPIGVVIAALFLAGLSTGAQEMQMQTNISGQLADVVVGLIIFFIAIEELYRVIMEKIKTRKSKLEPVGGQE